From a region of the Hymenobacter jejuensis genome:
- the coaE gene encoding dephospho-CoA kinase (Dephospho-CoA kinase (CoaE) performs the final step in coenzyme A biosynthesis.) has translation MLRVGITGGIGSGKSVVCRLFKLLGVPVYDSDYQAKWLMANDLSLRTELQMAFGSETFDAHGQLNRTYLARMAFTDPAQLAVLNALVHPHVGRDFEQWATVQQQAGHAYVLKEAALLYESGAYRQLDKIITVFAPLAVRQTRVLHRDPHRTPDDVLNIVGKQMSEEEKMQRADYVLYNDDQHLLIPQVLKLHHELLSHQTLPTG, from the coding sequence ATGCTGCGCGTTGGAATAACCGGAGGAATCGGCTCGGGCAAAAGTGTAGTGTGCCGACTGTTTAAGTTATTGGGCGTGCCCGTATACGATTCCGATTATCAGGCCAAGTGGCTGATGGCGAATGATTTATCGCTGCGCACTGAATTGCAGATGGCCTTTGGTTCCGAAACGTTCGACGCCCACGGCCAGCTCAACCGCACGTATCTGGCCCGCATGGCCTTCACCGATCCGGCGCAATTAGCAGTGCTGAATGCGTTGGTGCATCCGCATGTTGGCCGCGATTTTGAGCAGTGGGCCACCGTGCAACAACAAGCCGGCCACGCGTACGTCTTGAAAGAAGCCGCGCTGCTTTATGAGTCGGGCGCCTATCGGCAGCTCGACAAGATCATTACGGTATTTGCGCCGCTGGCGGTGCGGCAAACCCGCGTACTGCACCGCGATCCGCACCGCACTCCCGACGATGTTCTCAACATTGTGGGCAAGCAGATGAGCGAGGAGGAGAAGATGCAACGTGCTGATTACGTGCTGTATAACGATGATCAGCACTTGCTGATTCCGCAGGTGTTGAAGCTCCACCACGAACTGCTGAGCCACCAGACGCTGCCTACCGGATAA
- a CDS encoding YbbR-like domain-containing protein → MPLTRAVRLVRWFSSPFYGQEGSYWRAVTACFLAASTFWLLNALNKTYTTRITYPLAWRYDESRYIPVQSLPGEVAVNVTGRGWKLLRKNLSLDVRPAEVRLARLPATRYITGQSLRPALQTAMEGLQFNYVVTDTLWVQFDRLVSRRLPLTLSPASDGSALPYAARFVPATIIFRGPEATVSKLANPYPVHLPQAPAGSSSGEIRVPIGGPELVQTNVQDVRIRLQPRPLITRSVQVTPELRDFPKDQAFRLRPALVRVQIQSFPEDTARIELSQLHVILHFGQLVGPDSVLQPVLSEAPTLARGVRVLTPRVRVFRSH, encoded by the coding sequence TTGCCGCTTACTCGTGCTGTTCGTCTGGTTCGCTGGTTTTCCAGCCCGTTCTACGGGCAGGAGGGCAGCTATTGGCGAGCGGTAACGGCCTGTTTTCTAGCGGCTTCTACGTTCTGGCTGCTCAACGCCCTGAACAAGACCTACACCACGCGCATCACCTATCCGTTGGCGTGGCGTTACGATGAATCCCGCTACATTCCGGTGCAGTCGCTGCCGGGAGAAGTGGCGGTCAATGTCACGGGCCGGGGCTGGAAGCTCTTGCGCAAAAACCTGTCGCTGGATGTGCGCCCAGCCGAAGTGCGCTTGGCGCGGTTGCCCGCCACCCGTTACATCACGGGGCAGTCGTTGCGGCCGGCCCTGCAAACGGCCATGGAAGGGCTGCAGTTCAACTACGTCGTGACCGATACGCTGTGGGTGCAGTTTGATCGCTTGGTATCGCGCCGGTTGCCGCTCACACTCAGTCCGGCCTCGGATGGCTCCGCCTTGCCCTATGCAGCGCGTTTTGTGCCAGCCACCATTATTTTTCGGGGGCCTGAGGCCACGGTAAGCAAGCTGGCCAATCCATATCCGGTGCATTTGCCGCAGGCGCCAGCAGGTAGCAGTAGCGGCGAAATTCGGGTGCCCATTGGCGGCCCCGAGCTGGTTCAGACCAACGTGCAGGATGTGCGCATTCGCCTACAGCCGCGCCCCCTGATCACGCGTTCGGTGCAGGTAACGCCTGAGTTGCGTGACTTTCCCAAAGATCAGGCTTTTCGCTTGCGGCCGGCGCTGGTGCGGGTGCAAATTCAGAGTTTCCCCGAGGATACGGCTCGCATCGAACTCAGCCAACTGCATGTGATTCTGCATTTTGGCCAGCTCGTCGGCCCCGATTCGGTGTTGCAACCCGTGTTGTCGGAGGCACCTACCTTGGCCCGGGGTGTGCGAGTGCTTACGCCCCGCGTGCGGGTTTTTAGAAGCCATTGA
- the yajC gene encoding preprotein translocase subunit YajC, whose protein sequence is MLLSLLLQAPAGEGYTSLLFPIAIGLVVYFFMIRPQQKRASEAKKFREALTKGATVVTIGGLHGKVVEVNEETVIVEVDRGTRLKFDRTAIAREVASKSSAPAPNA, encoded by the coding sequence ATGCTTCTTTCACTCCTGCTGCAAGCGCCGGCCGGCGAAGGATATACTTCGCTGTTGTTTCCTATTGCCATTGGCCTAGTGGTGTATTTCTTCATGATTCGGCCCCAGCAGAAACGGGCTTCCGAAGCCAAAAAATTCCGCGAGGCACTTACCAAAGGGGCTACCGTTGTAACGATTGGCGGCTTACACGGCAAAGTGGTGGAAGTCAACGAAGAAACAGTGATAGTGGAAGTTGATCGGGGCACTCGCCTCAAGTTCGACCGTACGGCCATTGCCCGCGAAGTCGCCTCAAAATCGTCTGCCCCAGCGCCTAACGCCTAA
- a CDS encoding DUF1573 domain-containing protein, whose amino-acid sequence MKRTLFSALFLSSALLFGACNNNKTAEVGAEGMNAAATNAADAANPTVDNPNVASETEAPNPNAPVMSFAETEYNFGDIKPGDVVKHTFNFTNTGKQPLLIENATASCGCTTPNWTKEPIAPGNKGTIEVQFDSHGKSGLQNKQVAIRANTQPSITQIAIRANILPETGAAAAATK is encoded by the coding sequence ATGAAACGCACTCTTTTCTCTGCTCTTTTCCTGTCCAGTGCCCTGCTGTTTGGCGCTTGCAACAACAACAAAACCGCTGAAGTAGGAGCCGAAGGCATGAACGCCGCGGCCACCAACGCCGCCGACGCCGCCAACCCCACCGTGGACAACCCCAATGTGGCCAGCGAAACCGAAGCGCCCAACCCCAACGCCCCGGTTATGAGCTTTGCCGAGACGGAGTACAACTTCGGCGACATTAAGCCCGGCGACGTGGTCAAGCACACGTTCAACTTCACCAACACCGGCAAGCAGCCGCTGCTCATCGAAAATGCGACGGCTTCGTGCGGCTGCACCACGCCTAACTGGACCAAAGAACCCATCGCGCCCGGCAACAAAGGCACCATCGAGGTGCAGTTTGATAGCCACGGCAAGAGCGGCCTGCAAAACAAGCAGGTAGCTATCCGGGCCAATACTCAGCCCAGCATCACCCAGATTGCCATTCGCGCCAACATCCTGCCCGAGACGGGTGCTGCCGCTGCTGCTACCAAATAA
- a CDS encoding isocitrate/isopropylmalate dehydrogenase family protein — protein sequence MHLITLIPGDGIGPEITKAVTDIFAAAQVPVQWEEQNAGQTTFDQSGELIPQALLDSLEKNRVALKGPITTPVGKGFRSINVTLRQKYDLYQNVRPSKTTEGIKTRYEGIDLVLFRENTEGLYSGLEVWDERLGIADAIARVTVAGSRKICRAAFAYAAKHGRKKVTLAHKANIIKMAGTVMLNACREAANEFPQIVFEDKIIDNMCMQLVGKPEQFDVIVTTNLFGDLLSDLCAGLVGGLGVVAGANIGDNMAIFEAVHGSAPDIAGQGKANPTALLRSALMMLHHIGEHQYADRIEKALEATLKNKEKCTGDLGGSASTSEFAQAIIDNLAKN from the coding sequence ATGCATCTCATTACCCTGATCCCTGGCGATGGCATCGGCCCCGAAATCACGAAGGCTGTCACGGATATTTTCGCCGCGGCCCAAGTGCCCGTACAGTGGGAAGAACAGAACGCCGGCCAAACCACCTTCGACCAATCGGGCGAACTGATTCCGCAGGCACTGTTGGACTCGCTGGAAAAGAACCGGGTGGCCCTGAAAGGCCCTATCACGACGCCAGTGGGCAAGGGTTTTCGCTCGATCAACGTCACGCTGCGTCAGAAATACGACCTCTACCAAAACGTGCGGCCTTCCAAAACTACCGAAGGCATCAAAACGCGCTACGAGGGCATTGATCTGGTGCTGTTCCGCGAAAACACCGAAGGCTTGTACTCGGGGCTGGAAGTATGGGATGAGCGCCTGGGTATTGCCGATGCAATCGCGCGCGTGACGGTAGCCGGCTCTCGCAAAATCTGCCGCGCAGCCTTTGCTTACGCCGCCAAGCACGGCCGCAAAAAAGTGACGTTGGCCCACAAAGCCAACATCATCAAAATGGCTGGTACTGTGATGCTTAACGCCTGCCGAGAAGCTGCCAACGAGTTTCCCCAGATCGTGTTCGAAGACAAAATCATCGACAACATGTGCATGCAGCTCGTGGGCAAGCCCGAGCAGTTTGATGTGATCGTGACCACCAACCTGTTTGGTGACTTGCTCTCCGATCTTTGCGCCGGTTTGGTAGGTGGCTTGGGTGTGGTAGCCGGGGCCAACATTGGCGACAACATGGCCATTTTTGAGGCCGTACACGGCTCTGCGCCAGACATTGCGGGTCAGGGTAAAGCCAATCCGACCGCATTGCTCCGCTCGGCTCTGATGATGCTGCACCACATCGGGGAGCACCAGTACGCCGACCGCATTGAGAAAGCACTGGAAGCCACGCTGAAGAACAAAGAGAAGTGCACCGGCGATTTGGGCGGCTCGGCTTCGACCAGCGAGTTTGCGCAAGCCATCATCGATAACCTAGCGAAAAACTAA
- a CDS encoding YtxH domain-containing protein, which yields MGSKTTTGILCFAGGALTGAAVALLYAPEKGRETRSWLSYKLERYREILADLTENLVTSRTDSGPSSAKSEGQRVIQDAKSKAEQLLGDVDQLINQINSRKTAL from the coding sequence ATGGGTAGCAAAACCACTACCGGCATTCTGTGCTTCGCGGGCGGCGCCCTCACCGGAGCTGCCGTCGCGCTTCTTTACGCCCCCGAAAAAGGTCGCGAAACCCGGAGCTGGCTCAGCTACAAGCTTGAGCGCTACCGCGAAATCCTCGCTGACTTAACTGAAAACCTCGTCACCAGCCGCACCGATTCGGGCCCTTCGTCGGCCAAGTCGGAAGGCCAACGGGTGATTCAGGACGCCAAAAGCAAAGCCGAACAGCTGCTTGGCGACGTTGATCAGCTCATCAACCAAATCAACTCGCGCAAAACGGCGCTATAA
- the nusB gene encoding transcription antitermination factor NusB translates to MLNRRTLRIKVMQALYAYHQAVGSDFMLANDRIAEAFAPDLTSPEPQDRRTLQGQRKMAEVIFKEWHKTGAESEKTDDSDVNDAVEDAIKYYQKQKAKDATFFAGQMVHGAESIHDQYIHLLNLPEALLRVIEEEKDRLARRFTPATEAPLDTTRFEQNAALQKLLSNKQLQDLTIRRSLKWNGEEEMEALRKAWRSEIKADAEFQSYLAAPAGNYAEDQEILKHLFKEFVFKGESLPDRIEEDDLNWEENRSVVKNLVVKTLKMLDEQADENMELMSLSANWQDDKEFAETLYKETLQADEQYEKLIEGSVQNWDVERVALIDKIILKMALCEMHLFRSIPVKVTINEYIEISKLYSTPKSKQFVNGILDKLAQDLTASGAIRKSGRGLLDNQ, encoded by the coding sequence ATGTTAAACCGTCGCACGCTTCGCATCAAGGTCATGCAGGCCCTTTACGCCTATCATCAGGCAGTAGGCTCTGATTTTATGTTGGCCAATGACCGCATTGCGGAGGCTTTTGCGCCTGACCTCACCTCGCCCGAACCACAGGATCGGCGCACGTTGCAGGGACAGCGCAAAATGGCCGAGGTAATCTTCAAAGAGTGGCATAAAACCGGCGCCGAGTCGGAAAAAACCGACGACTCCGACGTAAACGACGCCGTGGAAGATGCCATTAAGTACTACCAGAAGCAGAAGGCCAAAGACGCCACTTTCTTCGCGGGGCAGATGGTGCACGGCGCCGAAAGCATTCACGATCAGTACATTCATCTGCTCAACTTGCCCGAAGCCTTGTTGCGGGTGATTGAGGAGGAGAAAGATCGGTTGGCTCGTCGTTTCACGCCCGCGACCGAAGCACCCCTCGACACGACGCGCTTCGAACAGAATGCTGCCTTGCAGAAGTTGCTCAGCAACAAGCAGTTGCAGGATCTCACCATTCGTCGTTCGTTGAAATGGAACGGTGAAGAGGAGATGGAGGCCCTGCGCAAAGCCTGGCGTTCGGAGATTAAGGCCGATGCCGAGTTTCAGAGTTACCTCGCGGCCCCGGCCGGCAACTACGCCGAGGACCAAGAGATTCTGAAGCACCTGTTTAAGGAGTTTGTGTTCAAAGGCGAAAGCCTGCCCGACCGCATCGAAGAAGACGACCTGAACTGGGAAGAAAACCGCTCGGTGGTTAAAAACTTGGTTGTCAAGACGTTGAAAATGCTTGACGAGCAGGCCGACGAGAACATGGAACTGATGTCGTTGTCGGCTAATTGGCAGGACGACAAGGAGTTTGCCGAAACACTCTATAAGGAAACCTTGCAGGCCGACGAGCAATACGAAAAGCTTATCGAAGGCTCGGTGCAGAACTGGGACGTGGAGCGCGTGGCCCTCATCGACAAGATTATCTTGAAGATGGCGTTGTGCGAAATGCACCTATTCCGCAGCATTCCCGTCAAAGTGACCATCAACGAGTACATCGAAATCAGCAAGTTGTACAGCACACCGAAGAGCAAGCAATTTGTGAACGGTATTCTGGATAAATTGGCCCAAGACTTGACTGCCAGCGGTGCCATCCGCAAGTCGGGCCGCGGGCTGCTGGACAACCAGTAA
- a CDS encoding Glu/Leu/Phe/Val dehydrogenase dimerization domain-containing protein, giving the protein MIEIQELTDTSVFGQIAEHQHEQVVFCHDHETGLRAIIGIHNTVLGPALGGTRMWQYASDAEALNDVLRLSRGMSYKAAISGLNLGGGKAVIIGDAKTQKNEALLRKFGRFVQNLNGKYITAEDVGMTTKDMEYIHMETKHVAGLPESMGGSGDPSPVTAYGTYMGMKAAAKKAFGSDSLAGKRIAVQGVGHVGGYLLEHLAKEGAKIILTDYYEDRKLEMAAKYKAIAVDIDEIYDQDMDIYSPCALGATINDDTLSRLKCRVIAGSANNQLKNEDIHGPALVDRGIVYAPDFLINAGGLINVYSEVVGTSRQAALNQTEKIYDFTLQVLNKAEQEGSHPQKAAIRQAEERIAAIGKVKSTY; this is encoded by the coding sequence ATGATTGAAATCCAAGAGTTGACCGATACGTCGGTCTTCGGTCAGATTGCCGAGCATCAGCACGAACAAGTGGTTTTTTGCCACGATCACGAAACCGGTTTGCGGGCCATTATTGGCATCCACAACACGGTACTTGGGCCCGCTTTGGGCGGTACGCGCATGTGGCAGTACGCCTCCGACGCCGAAGCCCTGAACGATGTGTTGCGCCTCTCGCGTGGCATGTCGTATAAGGCCGCTATTTCGGGTTTGAACCTGGGCGGTGGCAAAGCCGTCATCATCGGTGACGCCAAAACGCAGAAAAACGAAGCCCTGCTCCGCAAGTTTGGGCGCTTCGTACAAAACCTCAACGGCAAGTACATCACGGCCGAAGACGTAGGGATGACGACCAAGGATATGGAGTATATCCACATGGAAACCAAGCACGTAGCGGGTCTGCCCGAATCCATGGGCGGCTCGGGTGACCCGTCGCCCGTAACGGCTTACGGCACTTACATGGGCATGAAAGCCGCCGCCAAAAAAGCGTTTGGCTCGGATAGCCTCGCCGGCAAGCGCATTGCCGTGCAGGGCGTAGGCCATGTGGGCGGTTATCTGCTGGAGCACCTCGCGAAGGAAGGCGCTAAAATTATCCTGACCGACTATTACGAAGATCGGAAACTGGAAATGGCGGCCAAATACAAGGCCATCGCCGTGGACATCGACGAGATCTACGATCAGGACATGGACATCTACTCGCCGTGCGCGCTGGGAGCTACCATCAACGACGATACCCTCAGCCGTTTGAAATGCCGCGTGATTGCTGGCTCGGCCAACAACCAGCTCAAAAACGAAGACATTCACGGCCCAGCCTTGGTCGACCGCGGCATCGTATACGCTCCTGATTTCCTGATCAATGCAGGCGGTCTGATCAACGTGTATTCGGAAGTCGTGGGCACCAGCCGGCAGGCCGCACTGAACCAAACTGAAAAAATTTACGATTTCACTCTGCAAGTGCTCAACAAAGCCGAGCAGGAGGGAAGTCACCCGCAAAAAGCTGCCATCCGGCAGGCCGAGGAGCGCATTGCGGCCATCGGTAAAGTCAAATCAACCTATTAA
- a CDS encoding ABC transporter ATP-binding protein has translation MRALASTNKYIYRYKWHFLGGVLFVALSTLLAIFPAQIVRYAFDLVSEGIDLYHLYAGTQAQSFVYELFGRNILLYGLLIVTMALLRGIFLFFMRQTLIVMSRHIENDQKNEIFQHYQSLPLSFYRRHSTGDLMSRISEDVGRVRMYFGPAIMYFLQLVVLFVLIVPLMLMVNVKLSIYTLLPLPILSVSIYYVNNLIERKSDEIQRSLSDMTTFVQEAFSGIRVLKSFVREQDSHQQFTVASDNYREKSLSLNFVNSLFFPLILFLVGLSTIITVWIGGQEVIRGTITTGSIAEFLIYVNLLTWPVTALGWTSSLVQRAEASQARINEFLNQKTNIISQKNVEREIQGDIVFDRVSFTYPDTGIQALKDVSFRIRPGNTLAIIGNTGSGKSTVAALLCRLYDVTAGDIRVDGVDVRDYALESLREQIGYVPQDVFLFSDSIRNNINFGLDNPTEERMLQAAKDANVYENIIRFPEGFDTKLGERGITLSGGQKQRVSIARALVKEPKILILDDSLSAVDTNTENAILNSLQRIMTNRTSLIISHRVSSVKLADHILVLDDGTIVQHGTHEELMEQEDGLYRALYERQLQSEEA, from the coding sequence GTGCGCGCTTTAGCTTCTACCAATAAATACATCTACCGCTACAAATGGCACTTCCTTGGCGGGGTGTTGTTCGTGGCCCTGAGCACGCTGCTGGCCATCTTTCCGGCCCAGATCGTACGCTATGCCTTCGACCTGGTAAGCGAAGGCATTGACCTGTACCACCTCTACGCCGGCACCCAGGCACAAAGCTTTGTGTATGAGCTATTTGGCCGCAACATCTTGCTGTATGGCCTGCTGATTGTGACGATGGCTTTGCTGCGGGGTATTTTCCTGTTCTTCATGCGTCAGACGCTCATCGTGATGTCGAGGCACATTGAGAACGATCAGAAAAACGAGATTTTCCAGCATTATCAATCCCTGCCGCTGAGCTTCTATCGCCGCCACAGCACCGGCGATCTGATGTCGCGCATCTCCGAAGACGTAGGGCGCGTGCGCATGTATTTCGGGCCGGCCATCATGTACTTCCTGCAGCTGGTGGTGCTGTTCGTGCTGATCGTGCCGTTGATGCTGATGGTCAACGTAAAACTGAGCATCTATACGTTGCTGCCGCTCCCGATTCTGTCGGTGAGCATCTACTACGTCAACAACCTGATCGAGCGCAAATCCGACGAAATCCAGCGCTCGCTCTCCGACATGACGACGTTTGTGCAGGAAGCGTTTTCGGGCATTCGGGTGCTCAAGTCGTTTGTGCGCGAACAGGATTCGCACCAGCAGTTCACCGTGGCATCGGACAACTACCGGGAGAAGTCGCTGAGCCTGAACTTCGTCAATTCGCTGTTTTTCCCCTTGATCCTGTTCTTGGTGGGCTTGAGCACCATCATCACGGTTTGGATTGGTGGTCAAGAAGTTATCCGCGGCACCATCACCACGGGCAGCATTGCCGAGTTCCTGATTTACGTCAACCTGCTTACGTGGCCCGTTACGGCCTTGGGCTGGACCAGCAGCTTGGTGCAACGAGCCGAAGCGTCGCAGGCTCGCATCAACGAATTCCTCAACCAAAAAACGAATATCATTTCGCAGAAGAACGTCGAGCGCGAAATCCAGGGCGACATCGTCTTCGATCGCGTTTCGTTTACCTACCCCGACACCGGCATTCAGGCCCTGAAGGACGTGTCGTTCCGCATTCGGCCGGGCAACACGCTGGCTATCATTGGCAACACGGGTTCGGGCAAGAGCACCGTCGCGGCTCTGTTGTGCCGCCTCTACGACGTCACGGCGGGCGATATTCGGGTCGATGGCGTGGACGTGCGCGACTATGCGCTGGAGTCGCTGCGCGAGCAGATCGGCTACGTGCCGCAAGATGTTTTTCTGTTCTCCGACAGCATCCGCAACAACATCAACTTTGGGTTGGATAACCCGACCGAAGAACGCATGCTCCAGGCTGCCAAAGACGCCAATGTGTACGAGAACATCATTCGCTTCCCGGAAGGCTTCGATACCAAGCTCGGCGAGCGTGGCATTACGCTGTCGGGCGGGCAGAAGCAGCGCGTGAGCATCGCGCGGGCGCTGGTCAAAGAGCCCAAGATCCTGATTCTGGACGACTCCCTTTCGGCCGTGGACACCAACACCGAAAACGCCATCCTCAACAGCCTGCAGCGCATCATGACCAACCGCACCAGCCTGATTATCTCGCACCGGGTTAGCTCCGTAAAGCTTGCCGACCACATTCTGGTGCTCGACGATGGCACCATCGTGCAGCACGGCACCCACGAGGAGCTGATGGAACAGGAAGACGGCCTCTACCGCGCACTCTACGAGCGGCAGCTCCAGAGCGAGGAAGCATAG
- a CDS encoding T9SS type A sorting domain-containing protein, whose protein sequence is MKTVTLLLCLFAATCWVRPAQAQTQPVAANTTSPKAAPPALITDKMEQATPSSDALKVRLETNPVTKRLTVHTDATGPTRVEVNDAEGHPVLTRDLIVGDQVAVLDVSALPSGSYIVHCSSGERRGMRRILLGQ, encoded by the coding sequence ATGAAAACAGTTACTCTTCTACTTTGCCTTTTTGCCGCGACCTGCTGGGTGCGGCCAGCGCAGGCCCAGACGCAGCCCGTAGCTGCTAATACTACCTCCCCCAAGGCTGCCCCGCCCGCACTGATCACGGACAAAATGGAGCAGGCCACGCCTTCTTCGGATGCCTTGAAGGTGCGGCTGGAAACCAACCCCGTCACGAAGCGCCTCACGGTGCACACCGACGCTACCGGCCCAACCCGCGTGGAAGTCAACGATGCTGAAGGGCACCCAGTGCTTACCCGCGATCTCATTGTGGGCGATCAGGTTGCCGTGCTTGACGTAAGTGCTTTGCCATCAGGTTCTTACATTGTGCATTGTTCTTCCGGTGAGCGCCGGGGTATGCGCCGCATTCTGCTAGGACAGTAA